One stretch of Novosphingobium pentaromativorans US6-1 DNA includes these proteins:
- a CDS encoding SDR family NAD(P)-dependent oxidoreductase: protein MDLNREFEGRTAFVTGAASGIGRETARLFAHRGARVACVDIVLPGCAETVSEIERSGGEALSIEADLSRPEGARHAMKAALARFGRIDHAFNNAGVVGSHEDPFDEQRVEHTIAVNLLGVHWCIKHQVPAMIRQGGGTIVNTASIAGISGAVGALDYTAAKHGVVGLTGAVARRFGPQGVRCNAVCPGIIQTAMADEVEGDDAKREAIFARLSPITGKLGTPRDIAEAVLFLSSERAGFIHGVALPVDGGFTI from the coding sequence TTCGAAGGCCGAACCGCGTTTGTCACGGGTGCCGCCAGCGGCATCGGCAGGGAGACGGCGCGCCTGTTCGCGCATCGCGGCGCCAGGGTCGCCTGCGTGGACATCGTCCTGCCCGGCTGCGCCGAGACCGTGAGCGAAATCGAGCGATCGGGCGGAGAGGCCCTGTCGATCGAGGCCGACCTGTCGCGCCCCGAAGGCGCCCGCCATGCCATGAAGGCCGCGCTGGCGAGGTTCGGCCGAATCGATCACGCCTTCAACAATGCCGGCGTCGTCGGCAGCCACGAGGATCCCTTCGACGAGCAGCGCGTGGAGCATACCATCGCGGTCAACCTGCTGGGCGTCCACTGGTGCATCAAGCACCAGGTGCCGGCCATGATCCGGCAAGGCGGCGGGACCATCGTCAACACCGCATCGATTGCCGGGATATCAGGCGCCGTGGGCGCGCTGGACTACACAGCCGCGAAACACGGCGTGGTCGGCCTGACCGGTGCAGTGGCGCGCAGATTCGGCCCACAGGGCGTGCGTTGCAACGCGGTCTGTCCCGGAATCATCCAGACCGCCATGGCGGACGAGGTCGAAGGCGACGACGCGAAGCGCGAGGCGATCTTCGCGCGACTGAGCCCGATCACCGGAAAGCTGGGCACCCCGCGCGACATTGCCGAGGCGGTGCTGTTCCTTTCCAGCGAAAGGGCCGGCTTCATTCACGGAGTCGCATTGCCGGTCGATGGCGGTTTTACAATCTGA
- a CDS encoding CaiB/BaiF CoA transferase family protein, giving the protein MLETVLKNIRVLDFGRFIAAPWCGAILADMGADVIRVEKKSGGEDRFVQPVSTTGDGATFLQCNRNKRSVTLDTTTEAGREILRDLVKGADVVLVNMPDAALEANGLDYEALKAIKPDIVFANATGFGRGGPYSKRVAFDGIGQVMSGGVFRSGTPDQPMRSVVPYVDFGTAMALTIGIAMALYHRAATGRGQAVEASLLPVALMMTDGMIIDQAINQQNRGRVGNAGTAAAPCDLFKVTDGWILVQIAGQPMFKRWCRLVDALDWFEDPRFADDDRRAANGKVLNARMQAWCADMSLEEATARLEEARIPVGPLFSPQDVLDDPHIAQMGFLNQMEYPGLPRPAPVIETPFRLSETPGSLYRRAPLLGEHTEEVLAELGISGEQLARLREEQII; this is encoded by the coding sequence ATGCTTGAAACGGTACTGAAGAACATTCGCGTCCTGGATTTCGGACGCTTCATCGCCGCTCCGTGGTGCGGGGCGATTCTGGCGGACATGGGGGCCGACGTTATCCGCGTGGAGAAGAAATCGGGCGGCGAGGATCGATTCGTGCAGCCGGTTTCCACCACCGGCGACGGCGCGACCTTCTTGCAATGCAACCGCAACAAGCGCTCCGTCACGCTCGACACCACGACCGAGGCCGGACGCGAAATACTGCGCGATCTGGTGAAGGGCGCAGACGTGGTGCTGGTCAACATGCCCGACGCGGCGCTTGAGGCGAACGGACTGGATTACGAGGCCCTCAAGGCGATCAAGCCCGACATCGTCTTTGCCAATGCGACGGGCTTCGGTCGCGGCGGCCCTTACAGCAAGCGCGTGGCGTTCGACGGCATCGGACAGGTCATGTCGGGCGGCGTCTTTCGATCTGGTACGCCCGATCAGCCGATGCGATCGGTTGTCCCCTATGTCGATTTCGGGACCGCCATGGCGCTGACCATCGGGATTGCCATGGCTTTGTATCACCGCGCGGCGACCGGAAGGGGACAGGCAGTGGAAGCCTCGCTGCTCCCGGTGGCCTTGATGATGACGGATGGCATGATCATCGACCAGGCGATCAACCAGCAGAATCGCGGCCGCGTAGGCAATGCCGGCACGGCTGCCGCCCCATGCGATCTTTTCAAGGTCACCGACGGCTGGATCCTGGTACAGATCGCCGGCCAGCCGATGTTCAAGCGCTGGTGCCGACTGGTCGATGCACTCGACTGGTTCGAGGACCCGCGCTTTGCTGACGATGACAGGCGCGCTGCCAACGGCAAGGTGCTCAATGCCAGGATGCAGGCCTGGTGCGCGGACATGTCGCTGGAAGAAGCGACCGCGAGGCTTGAGGAAGCGCGCATCCCGGTCGGCCCGCTGTTCTCGCCGCAGGATGTCCTGGACGATCCCCATATTGCGCAGATGGGCTTTCTCAACCAGATGGAATACCCGGGATTGCCGCGCCCCGCACCGGTGATCGAGACTCCTTTCCGCTTGTCGGAAACGCCCGGATCGCTCTATCGGCGCGCACCGCTTCTGGGCGAGCACACCGAAGAAGTGCTGGCCGAACTCGGCATAAGCGGCGAACAGCTGGCCCGGCTGCGCGAAGAACAGATCATCTGA